From a single Leptospira neocaledonica genomic region:
- a CDS encoding ComF family protein, translated as MNKLKSNHEYPVSIFLSLGIRRTLRRLKTLDLDACILLPSYSKNKIFNPVMRPFSPNKRLYEESKRILGIPLIDPLIKTSPERQAGKSFSERFFHAYSAWEIKEKWKNRCPSRILLLDDVFTTGASVNEASRILKKNGTKSVYVLTYLRVSD; from the coding sequence TTGAACAAGCTAAAATCGAATCATGAATATCCTGTGTCCATTTTTCTTTCTTTGGGAATCAGAAGGACTCTAAGGCGGCTTAAAACTTTGGATCTTGATGCTTGTATCCTTCTTCCTAGCTATTCTAAAAACAAAATTTTCAATCCGGTTATGAGGCCATTCTCTCCGAATAAAAGGTTGTATGAAGAATCGAAAAGAATATTAGGAATTCCTTTAATAGATCCCTTGATAAAAACGAGTCCGGAAAGGCAGGCGGGTAAAAGTTTTTCGGAAAGATTCTTCCACGCTTATTCTGCTTGGGAAATCAAAGAAAAATGGAAGAATCGTTGTCCGTCTCGGATATTATTACTGGATGATGTTTTTACTACCGGTGCAAGTGTGAACGAGGCAAGCAGGATCTTAAAGAAGAATGGTACAAAGTCGGTATATGTTTTAACGTATCTAAGGGTCTCGGATTAA
- a CDS encoding RecQ family ATP-dependent DNA helicase, translating into MSANTGTVSSSIEDWKKILHTHFGFSQFRQGQWEAVQALLGRKDVLAILPTGGGKSLIYQLPSFAESKSLTVVISPLIALMKDQVDGLKARGIQAAYCNSTQDDLEQIRILSSAATGKIRILYISPERAVSRSFLNLLPKLPVSLMAVDEAHCVSQWGHDFRPEYRKLHTLRSYLQEGTPWVALTATATDRVKKDISDSLGLKLPLYVQGTYVRENLKFSVVYPDSEREKENLLLEILEKGNFQKSVSGKVIIYCSTRAKVDEIYELLRKSGYKVGKYHAGRTDSSREKTQEGYTSGKTNILVATNAFGMGLDSPNVRLVLHYQVPSSLESYYQEAGRAGRDGKNSDCVLFFLPGDLSVQSFLLSKEANYKGGETLLSHVKSYVSSPDCRQKILCDYFGEEISNCGSCDTCADSASSHSARLAYTERERLKAEKKKEKESHIFDADEIKSVEGLISEYPAKFGKKIIAGTLRGAKSKDILRRRLDKSEYYSSLKHVPEESILKLLEDWQKTKKLSVKGDKYPKIYLTAFGKPKVSSEDPDKPRKKVQLSGDRLILNELKNFRDRIARRNKWKKFMVLQNPVLVRIVSQKPESLEDLMAIKGMGEAKVRQYGKEILAILEKF; encoded by the coding sequence TTGTCTGCAAACACTGGAACAGTCTCCTCTTCGATAGAGGATTGGAAAAAGATCCTACACACTCATTTCGGGTTTTCCCAATTTAGGCAAGGCCAATGGGAAGCAGTCCAAGCATTATTAGGAAGAAAAGATGTACTCGCCATTCTGCCTACTGGCGGCGGAAAATCACTTATCTACCAATTACCTTCCTTCGCTGAGTCTAAATCTCTTACCGTAGTAATTTCTCCATTGATCGCCCTAATGAAGGATCAAGTGGACGGATTAAAAGCGAGAGGAATCCAAGCGGCTTATTGCAATTCCACTCAAGATGATCTGGAACAAATCAGAATTTTATCTTCCGCTGCTACAGGTAAGATTAGAATATTATACATTTCTCCTGAACGAGCAGTCTCTCGTTCTTTCTTGAATCTACTTCCAAAACTTCCGGTAAGTTTGATGGCAGTAGACGAAGCACATTGTGTTTCTCAATGGGGACATGATTTTCGCCCTGAATACAGAAAACTGCATACATTACGTTCTTATTTACAGGAAGGGACTCCCTGGGTGGCTCTCACCGCTACGGCAACGGATCGGGTCAAAAAAGATATTTCTGACAGTTTAGGATTAAAACTCCCATTATATGTGCAAGGCACCTACGTTAGAGAAAATCTAAAATTCTCAGTAGTATACCCAGATTCGGAAAGAGAAAAAGAAAATCTACTTTTGGAAATATTAGAAAAAGGTAATTTTCAAAAATCGGTCTCCGGAAAAGTTATTATTTACTGTTCTACTCGCGCAAAGGTGGATGAAATTTACGAACTTCTTCGCAAATCCGGATATAAAGTGGGCAAGTACCACGCAGGCAGAACAGATTCGAGCAGGGAGAAAACACAGGAAGGATATACATCCGGAAAAACAAATATACTTGTAGCCACAAACGCATTCGGGATGGGATTGGATAGTCCGAATGTACGTTTAGTCCTGCATTATCAGGTACCTTCTTCTTTGGAAAGTTATTATCAGGAAGCGGGAAGAGCCGGGAGAGACGGCAAAAATTCGGATTGTGTATTATTCTTTCTACCTGGCGATTTGAGTGTACAAAGTTTTCTTTTATCCAAAGAAGCAAATTATAAGGGAGGGGAAACATTACTCTCTCATGTAAAATCTTATGTAAGTTCTCCGGACTGTAGGCAAAAGATCTTATGCGATTATTTCGGAGAAGAAATTTCCAACTGCGGATCCTGTGATACTTGTGCTGACTCTGCATCCTCCCATTCAGCGAGACTTGCTTATACGGAAAGAGAAAGATTAAAAGCAGAAAAGAAGAAGGAGAAAGAATCCCATATCTTTGATGCGGACGAGATCAAATCGGTGGAAGGATTGATTTCGGAATATCCAGCTAAATTCGGAAAAAAAATCATCGCTGGAACATTAAGAGGGGCAAAATCGAAGGATATACTTCGTAGAAGATTAGATAAGTCCGAATATTATTCTTCTTTAAAACATGTGCCCGAAGAATCCATTCTTAAACTTCTCGAAGATTGGCAGAAGACCAAAAAACTTTCAGTCAAAGGAGATAAATATCCTAAAATTTATCTGACTGCATTCGGAAAACCTAAAGTATCTTCCGAAGATCCGGACAAACCTCGCAAAAAAGTACAACTTAGCGGAGACAGACTCATTCTAAACGAACTCAAAAATTTTCGGGACAGGATTGCTAGACGCAATAAATGGAAGAAGTTTATGGTGCTCCAAAATCCTGTACTCGTCAGGATCGTATCCCAAAAGCCGGAAAGCCTGGAAGACCTAATGGCAATCAAGGGCATGGGAGAAGCCAAAGTTAGACAATATGGGAAGGAAATTTTAGCTATTTTAGAGAAGTTTTAA
- the dinB gene encoding DNA polymerase IV, whose product MIRKILHVDMDAFYASVEQRDNPGYRGKPVIVGGPPDSRGVVCAASYEARKFGVRSAMPCSQAARLCPSGIFVTPRFEAYRKVSSTIRQIFLEYTDLVEMLSLDEAFLDVTQNKKNIPYASLVAKEIREKIFEETQLTASAGVSINKFLAKIATDQNKPNGMTIVRPEQAEQFIESLDVSVFPGIGKVTLKKMHALGIKKGKDLKEKSLEMLGQNFGKSGRWFYAVCRGLDDRPVEPYRERKSLGAESTFPKDLENSSEIFRELSDIAEELERRLLQKPFPGKTITLKVKFSDFTQKTRSITEDYSYLDKNELYRIGSKLLEEFILESGKAVFPIRLLGLSLSHPESSSKHSQIKLEDEEDLFPSLF is encoded by the coding sequence ATGATTCGAAAAATTCTACATGTGGATATGGACGCGTTTTATGCATCCGTAGAACAAAGAGATAATCCGGGTTATCGGGGCAAGCCGGTCATTGTTGGAGGTCCTCCGGATTCCAGAGGGGTAGTATGTGCTGCGAGTTATGAGGCAAGAAAATTCGGAGTTCGTTCCGCAATGCCTTGTTCCCAAGCAGCAAGGCTTTGTCCTTCCGGGATCTTTGTAACACCTCGTTTCGAAGCATACAGAAAAGTATCCTCCACGATTAGACAGATATTTTTAGAATACACGGACCTCGTGGAAATGCTCTCCTTAGACGAGGCATTTTTGGACGTCACTCAAAATAAGAAAAATATTCCATACGCAAGCTTGGTTGCCAAAGAGATTAGAGAGAAAATTTTCGAAGAGACTCAGTTAACGGCATCCGCAGGAGTTTCCATTAATAAGTTTCTAGCTAAGATTGCCACGGATCAAAACAAACCTAACGGGATGACGATTGTTCGCCCTGAACAGGCAGAACAATTCATAGAATCTTTGGATGTTTCCGTGTTTCCAGGAATTGGAAAAGTTACATTAAAAAAAATGCATGCACTCGGGATCAAAAAAGGAAAAGACTTAAAGGAAAAAAGCTTGGAGATGTTAGGCCAAAATTTCGGGAAATCGGGTCGTTGGTTCTACGCAGTGTGTAGAGGTTTGGATGATAGACCGGTAGAACCTTATCGGGAAAGAAAATCTTTGGGAGCAGAATCTACTTTTCCGAAAGACCTAGAAAATAGTTCCGAGATATTTAGAGAGCTATCGGATATTGCAGAAGAATTGGAGAGAAGATTACTGCAAAAGCCATTTCCGGGAAAAACAATCACTTTGAAGGTTAAATTTTCAGACTTCACTCAAAAAACCAGAAGTATCACCGAAGACTATTCGTATCTGGATAAAAACGAATTGTATCGAATCGGATCAAAACTTTTGGAAGAATTCATATTAGAATCTGGTAAAGCAGTTTTTCCGATCCGTCTTTTGGGCCTAAGCCTTTCTCATCCGGAATCTTCTTCTAAACATTCTCAGATTAAATTAGAAGACGAAGAAGATCTATTTCCTTCTCTATTCTAA